ACATCCGCATGCCAGTGGCCATGGGACGCAACATCTCCATCCTCATCGAGATCGCCGCCCGCAACCACGTGCTCAAAATGCAAGGACATCACTCCGCCCGGGAGTTCGCCCGCAAGTTGGAGGAGGAGCTGGAGCGCAAACGAGTGCGCAACAGCAACCGCCGAGACGGAACCGGGGGCCGGCCGTGACCGCTCGTTTGGCGCTGATCACCGGTCTCTCCGGCTCGGGCAAGAGCTCGGTGGCCAAGAGCTTCGAGGACCTGGGCTTCTACACCGTCGACAATCTGCCGTTGCCGTTGCTCAGCCGATTCCTCGACGACCCGGTCAACCTGGTGGCGGGGAAGGAGCGCATCGCCGTGGTCACCGACGTCCGGGCTCCGGGCTTCGCCGAGGAGTTCCCGCGGCTGGTGCGCACCATCGACCGTGGCAAGGTCTCTCCCACCTTGATCTTCCTCGAAGCCTCCGACGAGACTCTGGTGCGGCGATTCTCCGAGACCCGTCGACCCCATCCTCTGGCAGCGGACCAGCCGGTGATTGCCGGCATCCGGACCGAGCGGGAGCTGCTGGCGGAAGTGCGGGGACTGGCGGACCTCGTGTTGGACACCAGCGAGCTTTCGATCCATGACGTGCGCCGGCATATTTACCGCCAATTCGCTGAAACGCCGGAGCAGGAGCCGGGCATGGTCGTGTCGCTGGTGAGCTTTGGCTTCAAGCACGGCATCCCTTACGGCACCGACCTGCTCTTCGACGTCCGTTTCCTGGCCAATCCTCATTTCGTTCCGGGGCTGCGGGAATCCACCGGCCTCGAAGAGAACGTCCAGGCTTATCTGGAGGATCAGCCCGACTACCAAGGGCTGGTGGAGCGGCTGTCGGACTTCCTGCTCTACCTCCTGCCTCGTTACCGCCGCGAGAACCGGGCCTACCTCTCGGTGGCCATCGGCTGCACCGGCGGCAAGCACCGCTCCGTGGCCACCGTCGAACGCCTGGCCAACGCCCTCGACGAGGCCAACTGGGCCGTGCGCGTCCAGCACCGCGACATCGGCCGCTAGCGCCCGCGCTCCATTGCCAAAGCTCCATCCCACGGGTACTATCCTCGGGATGACGTGCCCATTGTCCGGGCACGAGGTGACCTATGAAGATTTTGTTGCTCAGTCACGGCAATCTGGCCCGTGAGCTTCTGGCAGCTGCCCGCACCATCGCCGGCGAGCTGCCGGACTTCGAGGCCCTGCCCCTGGA
This portion of the Acidobacteriota bacterium genome encodes:
- the rapZ gene encoding RNase adapter RapZ encodes the protein MTARLALITGLSGSGKSSVAKSFEDLGFYTVDNLPLPLLSRFLDDPVNLVAGKERIAVVTDVRAPGFAEEFPRLVRTIDRGKVSPTLIFLEASDETLVRRFSETRRPHPLAADQPVIAGIRTERELLAEVRGLADLVLDTSELSIHDVRRHIYRQFAETPEQEPGMVVSLVSFGFKHGIPYGTDLLFDVRFLANPHFVPGLRESTGLEENVQAYLEDQPDYQGLVERLSDFLLYLLPRYRRENRAYLSVAIGCTGGKHRSVATVERLANALDEANWAVRVQHRDIGR